In Candidatus Thermoplasmatota archaeon, the genomic window CGTGGAGGACGATGGGCAAGTACGCCAAGACGAGGACAGCCCAGCTGCAGCAGCTGGATGACTCGCTCCTGAAGGCCCACATGAAGATCAGGCCAGAGGAGTACCTGGCATATGTGTTGATGGGCACGCTCGTCTCAGCTATCATAGGCGTGGCAATCGGCATAGGCGTCGGTGTTGTCCTGTTCGGCCTCCTGGGCGTGAGCGTGGTTCTCAGAGTCGTGGTGGCGGCCCTCGCGATTGGCCTGCTACCGATAATGGCATACATGATGTTGCTCGGCTCCCCGCATTCGAAGGCGAAGAGACGCGGAAGAGACATAGAGAAGAGGATCGCCGCCGCCATGAGCTTCATCTCGGCGATGGCGTCGGCCGATGTCAACATCGATGTCATATTCAAGGAGCTGTCAAGGCAGAAGGTCTACGGAGAGATAAGCCAGGAGGCCGCGTGGATCACCAGGGACACCGAGCTGCTGGGGTCTGATATCCTTACGGCCATCAAGAAGGCTGCAAAGAGGTCCCCGTCCTCGAAGTTCCAGGACTTCCTTCAAGGCGTCATCACCACATCGACATCCGGCGGACAGCTGAAGCCGTATTTCCTGCTCAAGGCCGAGGAGTACCAGAAAGAGAACAAGCTTGCCCTCAAGTCCCAGATGGAGACCCTGGGTATGCTCGCGGAGTCGTTCGTGACCGTCGTCGTCGCGTTCCCCCTGTTCCTTGTGCTCATCCTGGCGATCATGGCCATCGTCGGCGGGGGAGACCCCCAATTCATGGTCATGATGCTCTATCTGATAGTGCTCGGGATGATCCCTGTGTCACAGTTCGGTTTCATATTCGTCATCTGGAACATGTCAAAGGAGAGTGCGATGTAGATGCCGCCTCAGAAAGCCATGAATGAGCAGGAGAGGGAGAAAGCCCTCAAACGGATACTGGCAACTGACAAGGTGGACCTGACGAAGACCCTCCTGGGCGCTTCGATGGGTGTGGCCGCGCTGTTCATATTCATGGCAATCGTGGACAACATGGGAAGCCTGAAACTCCCACTAGACCCGATCGACTGGATCATCTTCGCAATCGCGGCGATCATCGGCCCGTACGGATTCTACGCGACCACCAGGGAGAAGCGCGTTAGGGAGATCGAGACGAGGCTGCCTGACTTCCTGAGAGATGTCGCAGAGGCCGGCAGATTCGGCATGACTCTCGCGAACGCAATAGTCGTCGCATCGTCCGGAAGGTATGGTCGGCTGACACCAGAGATCACGAGGATGGCCGCGCAGATCGAGTGGGGCGTGCCCGCCTCCGAGGCCATCAGGCTTTTCTCCGAGAGGGTCAAGACGCCTCTGGTCACAAGAATGGCGTCCATCATCATGAAGGCCAACGACGCAGGCGGCAATGTCGCCGATGTGCTGA contains:
- a CDS encoding type II secretion system F family protein; this encodes MGKYAKTRTAQLQQLDDSLLKAHMKIRPEEYLAYVLMGTLVSAIIGVAIGIGVGVVLFGLLGVSVVLRVVVAALAIGLLPIMAYMMLLGSPHSKAKRRGRDIEKRIAAAMSFISAMASADVNIDVIFKELSRQKVYGEISQEAAWITRDTELLGSDILTAIKKAAKRSPSSKFQDFLQGVITTSTSGGQLKPYFLLKAEEYQKENKLALKSQMETLGMLAESFVTVVVAFPLFLVLILAIMAIVGGGDPQFMVMMLYLIVLGMIPVSQFGFIFVIWNMSKESAM
- a CDS encoding type II secretion system F family protein — encoded protein: MPPQKAMNEQEREKALKRILATDKVDLTKTLLGASMGVAALFIFMAIVDNMGSLKLPLDPIDWIIFAIAAIIGPYGFYATTREKRVREIETRLPDFLRDVAEAGRFGMTLANAIVVASSGRYGRLTPEITRMAAQIEWGVPASEAIRLFSERVKTPLVTRMASIIMKANDAGGNVADVLSMVSHDAKDTILTQEERGVTMQTYVLVVYIAFFVFIATILILQGQFLPKMEQAGKQVSEQAEKQGLGEIPGVSIQVDIIPTVSFIFLLSVVVHAIGDGLLAGVIANGSIPIGMRHSFIMLIAGFVSLRVIG